In Sandaracinaceae bacterium, the following proteins share a genomic window:
- a CDS encoding AAA family ATPase yields the protein MSSPKPSLRVYFIAHPEGRWSGYLMRLRQGLFDQPAPSAYGFSREEVLQLIEQELTERIATGRETLDAYFFTETFSVGVARVVVRPATVVDKQTVVGERTIPMRISYAWSPLPSGGYRVMLPRFGWWILLETLTLAPDALRTAVGAALLGGQQSWVYDFDQQGDDDVQVFEPAELARSRSAPKRPSEGERLRADFPIATAVCDEWVQRCADGRLPRRSASPGALQQLTSLLELRPLPSILIVGEPGVGKTTLVQGFARELLRRRRASTGHEPRLWATSADRLIAGMIYLGEWQERCLGLIEELADERDFLYVDNLASFLKERSAGSSVGDLFAPAVLSSSLPIIAECSPSEREWARRHAATLLDAMDVVELAEMPSASVARLVVQRSAQSGQRDGRPGAVIHPEGVSRVVHHLSAFRRDQRFPGKAVHFLDWLDADEARPSVLYPADVSVAYARYSGLPIAVIADEHPVTTREVAAALRAGVIGQDAACEACARVVVPFKAGVHDPDKPLGSLFFVGPTGVGKTELAKQLAHYLFGDAKRLIRVDMSEYMVRGAAQRLLEVGEGVSSLAQRVRAQPLSLVLFDEIEKAHRETFDLLLGLLGEGRLTDSRGSLVDFRMTIVVMTSNLGVSERAAAGFGTSRQQDFARGVREHFRPEFWNRLDHVVSFGHLQREDVRSIVDLELGKVRAREGLRARGVTLQVSAAARDRLADLGYDERRGARPLQRVIEERVVTPMAVHLAEAPELTGVTFRVACAGEPRPLLAGTVVDVELS from the coding sequence ATGAGCAGCCCCAAACCATCGCTTCGCGTCTACTTCATCGCGCACCCGGAGGGCCGCTGGTCGGGCTACCTCATGCGGCTGCGCCAGGGGCTCTTCGACCAGCCCGCACCGTCGGCGTACGGCTTCAGCCGCGAAGAGGTGCTGCAGCTCATCGAACAAGAGCTGACGGAGCGCATCGCCACCGGCCGCGAGACGCTCGACGCGTACTTCTTCACCGAGACGTTCTCGGTGGGCGTCGCGCGCGTGGTGGTCCGTCCGGCCACGGTGGTGGACAAGCAGACCGTCGTCGGCGAACGCACCATCCCCATGCGCATCTCCTACGCGTGGTCGCCCCTGCCGAGCGGTGGGTACCGCGTCATGCTGCCGCGCTTCGGCTGGTGGATCTTGCTCGAGACCCTCACGCTAGCGCCCGACGCGCTGCGCACCGCCGTGGGCGCGGCGCTGCTGGGGGGGCAGCAGAGCTGGGTCTACGACTTCGACCAGCAGGGGGACGACGATGTGCAGGTCTTCGAGCCGGCCGAGCTGGCGCGCAGCCGGTCGGCTCCCAAGCGCCCCAGTGAGGGAGAACGGCTGCGTGCCGACTTCCCCATCGCCACGGCCGTGTGCGACGAGTGGGTGCAGCGCTGTGCGGATGGCCGCCTGCCCCGGCGCAGCGCGTCGCCGGGCGCGCTCCAGCAGCTGACGTCGTTGCTCGAGTTGCGCCCGCTGCCCAGCATCTTGATCGTGGGTGAGCCGGGCGTGGGCAAGACGACCCTGGTGCAGGGCTTCGCGCGCGAGCTGCTGCGCCGGCGGCGGGCGAGCACTGGCCACGAGCCGCGCCTCTGGGCCACCTCGGCCGACCGCTTGATCGCCGGCATGATCTACCTGGGCGAGTGGCAGGAGCGCTGCCTCGGGCTCATCGAGGAACTCGCCGACGAGCGCGACTTCCTCTATGTGGACAACCTCGCCTCGTTCTTGAAGGAGCGCTCGGCGGGGTCGTCGGTGGGCGACCTGTTCGCACCCGCGGTGCTCTCGTCGTCGCTGCCCATCATCGCGGAGTGCAGCCCCAGCGAGCGTGAGTGGGCGCGACGCCACGCCGCCACGCTGCTGGACGCCATGGACGTGGTGGAGCTGGCCGAGATGCCCAGCGCCTCGGTGGCGCGCCTGGTGGTGCAGCGCAGCGCGCAGTCTGGGCAACGCGATGGGCGCCCGGGTGCGGTCATCCACCCGGAGGGCGTCTCGCGCGTGGTCCACCACCTCTCCGCGTTCCGGCGAGACCAGCGCTTCCCGGGCAAGGCTGTGCACTTCCTCGACTGGCTGGATGCGGACGAGGCGCGCCCGAGCGTGCTCTACCCCGCCGACGTGAGCGTGGCGTACGCGCGCTACAGCGGCTTGCCCATTGCCGTGATCGCCGACGAGCACCCGGTCACCACGCGCGAGGTGGCCGCGGCGCTGCGCGCCGGCGTCATCGGTCAGGACGCCGCCTGCGAGGCGTGCGCGCGCGTGGTGGTGCCCTTCAAGGCGGGCGTGCACGACCCCGACAAGCCGCTCGGCAGCCTGTTCTTCGTGGGGCCCACGGGCGTGGGCAAGACCGAGCTCGCGAAGCAGCTGGCGCACTACCTCTTCGGCGACGCGAAGCGCCTCATCCGCGTGGACATGAGCGAGTACATGGTGCGCGGCGCGGCGCAGCGTCTGCTCGAGGTGGGCGAGGGCGTGAGCAGCCTCGCGCAGCGCGTGCGCGCTCAGCCGCTGTCGCTCGTGCTGTTCGACGAGATCGAGAAGGCGCACCGCGAGACCTTCGACTTGCTGCTCGGCCTCCTTGGCGAGGGGCGCTTGACCGACTCACGCGGGAGCTTGGTGGACTTCCGCATGACCATCGTGGTCATGACCAGCAACCTCGGCGTGAGCGAGCGTGCCGCGGCCGGGTTCGGCACCAGCCGCCAGCAAGACTTCGCTCGTGGGGTGCGCGAGCACTTCCGCCCGGAGTTCTGGAACCGCCTCGACCACGTGGTGTCGTTCGGCCACCTGCAGCGCGAAGACGTGCGGAGCATCGTCGATCTCGAGCTGGGGAAGGTGCGCGCGCGTGAGGGGCTGCGCGCTCGTGGCGTGACGCTGCAGGTGAGCGCTGCGGCGCGCGACCGGCTCGCCGACCTGGGGTACGACGAGCGCCGCGGCGCGCGACCGCTGCAGCGCGTCATCGAGGAGCGTGTGGTCACGCCCATGGCGGTGCACCTGGCCGAGGCGCCCGAGCTCACGGGCGTCACCTTCCGGGTGGCGTGCGCGGGCGAGCCACGGCCCCTGCTGGCAGGGACGGTGGTTGACGTGGAGCTCTCATGA
- a CDS encoding ATP-dependent Clp protease ATP-binding subunit, which produces MNLTIAIYQRRLPGGTLEWHTLGLGESRDISLRGQSVVKLEAQLRERVQQRLADSKPEELRRYTIGRGTELLRPHLELTLRGEQGRVKTAGRFPLVLEPRHRSASELLYIVYHPRRPLEWFARDPDVALAEQATRYFRHAWADLSEDEITELETDGHDLIRAVAFRAKVPTLLDGLETRRGPFDDLDQDPARRGGRGEKRKSGLGLLGTLGTDLTLRAADGRLPRGQPRGELRASLARLMGASQQLPLVAIGPSGAGKTTVLHQLVYDLLDAEDYPSHGNLDQVTHVVALDGKRIIAGMSRVGEWEERVVTLLRDARAARVVVWLEDLHTMGKVGQSRDSTRAVADLLRGPVARGELCVIGEATPAQWDKLREDAPGFADLFTEVHVAPSTPAETLGMMLARARELEHGGAARGNDASHPADGQAPARSTPVIFDPLAFRALLDLAQTLFHGTALPGAALAWMSRLPRYADGDFVVDEDSVLDLVSERTGLPSELLRPTEPLAPADVKQRLEERVVGQDAAVDAVVDVVMRIHAGLTDPARPYATYLFTGPTGTGKTELAKALADYLYGSSARLLRFDMGEYNAADAPARLIGDRYAPRGALTEAVRQAPFSVVLFDEIEKAHPSVHYLLLQLLDEGRLCDAEGNEADFTHTVILMTSNLGAEAQPRVGFGDRRDAAGAVTHAVKDFFPPELYNRIDRVVRFHPFSADAAASVAEKELTQLLARRGLLERQVFVFTTQSATARMVREGFDPLMGARSLKRYLEKHVGHVLAEEVAGHTRAEMRIVRIYDADGEYKLHVDTLREAPPTGRELRLPALLTRGPRELRDELPAALAAIDALLAGPLLEQAVAELRKHLPHVTDGEQEHADHVHRADLVRGELLAFRERLEAWVRHDDWMEEGLNELALETFEVRSSVMGARRVRLLHPRYVLPDAPRLSRRDTLLALAEAWFLERATRAASDAAQHTVLVELLRVGQGRNRRVTARDQDLFGWLIEAYRGGRGVLTGAALAMPDGSRRELGFEDVEKLALPENQGASRVVLKFVGLGVTDFFAGEVGCHVRTSLLSGSEVVRVRAIPGDDERTPLAVILASDRARVVFEQALEAGQVPLPEDPEALLPCVRRVRFDPPLRPGELAPIEVEDFRLGTSGVHQCRRMADVLPHYWALRASEKLTEGP; this is translated from the coding sequence ATGAACCTCACCATCGCCATCTACCAGCGCAGGCTCCCGGGCGGCACGCTCGAGTGGCACACGCTCGGCCTCGGGGAGTCGCGCGACATCTCGTTGCGTGGACAGAGCGTGGTGAAGCTGGAGGCGCAGCTGCGCGAGCGCGTGCAGCAGCGGCTGGCCGACAGCAAGCCCGAGGAGCTGCGGCGCTACACCATCGGGCGTGGTACCGAGCTGCTGCGTCCCCACCTGGAGCTCACGCTGCGCGGGGAGCAGGGGCGCGTGAAGACGGCTGGCCGCTTCCCGCTGGTGTTGGAGCCGCGCCATCGCTCGGCGTCGGAGCTGCTCTACATCGTGTACCACCCGCGTCGCCCGCTCGAGTGGTTCGCGCGCGATCCGGATGTGGCGCTGGCCGAGCAAGCCACGCGCTACTTTCGCCACGCCTGGGCCGACCTCTCGGAGGACGAGATCACGGAGCTCGAGACCGACGGGCACGACCTCATCCGGGCCGTGGCCTTCCGTGCCAAGGTGCCCACGCTGCTCGACGGGCTCGAGACGCGCCGTGGGCCGTTCGACGACCTGGACCAGGACCCCGCGCGGCGTGGCGGGCGCGGAGAGAAGCGCAAGAGCGGCCTCGGGCTGCTGGGGACGCTCGGCACGGACCTCACGCTGCGCGCGGCCGACGGTCGCCTGCCTCGCGGCCAGCCGCGTGGGGAGCTGCGCGCGTCCCTCGCGCGCTTGATGGGCGCCTCCCAGCAGCTCCCGCTCGTGGCCATCGGGCCGAGCGGGGCGGGCAAGACCACCGTGCTGCATCAGCTGGTGTACGACTTGCTGGACGCCGAGGACTACCCCTCGCACGGCAACCTCGATCAGGTGACGCACGTGGTGGCGCTCGACGGTAAGCGCATCATCGCGGGCATGAGTCGCGTGGGGGAGTGGGAAGAGCGCGTGGTCACCCTGCTGCGCGATGCCCGCGCGGCGCGCGTGGTCGTGTGGCTCGAAGACCTCCACACCATGGGCAAGGTCGGCCAGTCGCGCGACAGCACCCGCGCCGTGGCGGACTTGCTGCGCGGCCCCGTGGCGCGTGGGGAGCTGTGCGTCATCGGTGAGGCCACCCCCGCCCAGTGGGACAAGCTGCGCGAGGACGCCCCAGGGTTCGCAGACCTCTTCACCGAGGTGCACGTCGCCCCCTCCACGCCGGCCGAGACGCTGGGGATGATGTTGGCGCGCGCCCGCGAGCTGGAGCACGGAGGCGCGGCGCGCGGGAACGATGCCTCCCACCCAGCGGACGGCCAGGCGCCAGCGCGATCCACGCCGGTCATCTTCGACCCGCTCGCGTTCCGAGCGCTGCTCGACCTGGCGCAGACCCTCTTCCACGGCACGGCGCTCCCGGGCGCGGCGCTCGCGTGGATGAGCCGACTGCCGCGCTACGCCGACGGTGACTTCGTGGTGGACGAGGACTCCGTGCTCGATCTCGTCAGCGAGCGCACCGGCCTGCCTTCGGAGCTGCTCCGGCCCACCGAGCCGCTCGCCCCGGCCGACGTGAAGCAGCGCCTCGAGGAGCGCGTGGTGGGACAGGACGCCGCGGTCGACGCCGTGGTGGACGTGGTCATGCGCATCCACGCGGGGCTCACCGACCCGGCGCGCCCCTACGCGACCTACCTGTTCACGGGCCCCACGGGCACGGGCAAGACCGAGCTGGCCAAGGCGCTGGCGGACTACCTGTACGGCAGCAGCGCGCGCCTGCTGCGCTTCGACATGGGCGAGTACAACGCAGCGGACGCCCCGGCGCGGCTCATCGGTGACCGCTACGCGCCGCGCGGTGCCCTCACGGAGGCGGTACGCCAAGCGCCCTTCTCGGTGGTGCTGTTCGACGAGATCGAGAAGGCACATCCCAGCGTTCACTACCTGCTGCTGCAGCTCCTGGACGAGGGGCGGCTGTGCGACGCCGAAGGCAACGAGGCGGACTTCACCCACACCGTGATCTTGATGACGTCCAACCTGGGCGCCGAGGCGCAGCCGCGCGTGGGGTTCGGGGACCGGAGAGACGCAGCCGGCGCCGTGACCCACGCGGTGAAGGACTTCTTTCCCCCGGAGCTGTACAACCGCATCGACCGGGTGGTGCGCTTCCACCCCTTCTCGGCGGACGCCGCCGCCAGCGTGGCCGAGAAGGAGCTCACCCAGCTGCTGGCGCGCCGCGGGCTGCTGGAGCGGCAGGTGTTCGTGTTCACCACGCAGAGCGCCACCGCCCGCATGGTGCGTGAGGGCTTCGACCCGCTCATGGGGGCGCGCTCGCTCAAGCGCTATCTCGAGAAGCACGTGGGCCACGTGCTCGCCGAGGAGGTGGCGGGACACACGCGCGCGGAGATGCGCATCGTGCGGATCTACGACGCGGACGGCGAGTACAAGCTGCACGTGGACACGCTGCGCGAGGCCCCTCCCACCGGTCGGGAGCTCCGTCTGCCGGCGCTGCTCACGCGCGGCCCGCGCGAGCTGCGGGACGAGCTGCCGGCGGCGCTCGCGGCCATCGACGCGCTTCTGGCCGGCCCGCTGCTGGAGCAGGCCGTGGCCGAGCTGCGCAAGCACTTGCCGCACGTGACCGACGGCGAGCAAGAGCATGCCGACCACGTGCACCGCGCCGACCTGGTGCGTGGGGAGCTGCTGGCGTTCCGTGAGCGACTCGAGGCCTGGGTGCGGCACGATGACTGGATGGAGGAGGGCCTGAACGAACTCGCGCTCGAGACCTTCGAGGTGCGCTCGTCGGTCATGGGGGCCCGCCGCGTCCGCCTGCTCCACCCGCGCTACGTGCTGCCCGACGCGCCGCGCTTGTCGCGCCGGGACACGTTGCTCGCGCTCGCAGAGGCGTGGTTCCTCGAGCGGGCCACGCGCGCCGCCAGCGACGCGGCGCAGCACACCGTGCTGGTGGAGCTGCTGCGGGTGGGTCAGGGCCGCAACCGGCGGGTGACCGCGCGCGACCAGGACTTGTTCGGCTGGCTCATCGAGGCCTACCGTGGCGGTCGCGGCGTGCTCACGGGGGCCGCCCTGGCCATGCCCGACGGGTCGCGCCGTGAGCTGGGGTTCGAGGACGTCGAGAAGCTCGCGCTCCCCGAGAACCAGGGCGCCTCGCGCGTGGTGCTCAAGTTCGTGGGCCTCGGCGTCACCGACTTCTTCGCGGGGGAGGTGGGGTGCCACGTGCGCACGTCGCTGCTCAGTGGCTCCGAGGTGGTGCGCGTGCGCGCCATCCCCGGCGACGACGAGCGCACGCCGCTCGCGGTGATCCTCGCGTCGGACCGCGCGCGCGTGGTGTTCGAGCAAGCCCTCGAGGCGGGTCAGGTGCCGCTGCCGGAAGACCCCGAGGCGCTGCTGCCGTGCGTGCGCCGGGTGCGCTTCGATCCGCCGCTGCGGCCCGGCGAGCTCGCGCCCATCGAAGTGGAAGACTTCCGTCTCGGCACCTCGGGCGTGCACCAGTGCCGCCGCATGGCCGACGTGCTGCCACACTATTGGGCGCTGCGCGCGAGCGAGAAGCTCACGGAGGGCCCATGA
- a CDS encoding ATP-dependent Clp protease ATP-binding subunit, with protein MDPSAPRTLRTLIALHEESSGACVAYPVMRPEWAAFGDRDDVLTELRLFLEAQVRKLSAPEVAHLHLAPDVSGRLVPVTLGRVDLPHALRHASEVVFPCALIPKGDAHWVVILPLRHSFFVEPDEPLVPAIRAEAERLIRALEPTPSQWLDLLPAPTVDLELLEVQLAERDEERGAAAGLARKLTRLAERRAAREMLDHVGRPLHGQTRGAAPCVGREQEQAALGALLAAPTRSGVVLVGPEGSGKSAVFRSWLGSVGRDAERLVWATSGAQLIAGQSGLGQWQERLRRVLESASRLDAILYFDDLADLFGDKAGGFVDLASGVKPFVDDGRVRVVGELTSEVLDELRQRDPSFLALFHVIAVPAMSRDDAARALHAHVVSDTRRAGNAPDAPLLTPETERVILTLTERYVPYRAFPGKAVRLYEEVRAAARRLDPAGSAGIDPDQAYATFSVATGVPRFLLDPAEALGADRLRTQLRARVVGQEDAVERVIETLGVVKAALSQGEKPLASFLFVGPTGVGKTELARALAAQIFGDPTHLIRFDMSEYADPSAAERLIRGADSREGALTREVRRKPFGVVLLDELEKADPSVFDLLLQVCGEGRLTDARGRTAYFHNVILIMTSNLGASHRARPPLGIGAQAATDGQRYEDAIEARFRPEFINRIDRIVPFVSLDQAQMQAVTRLMVAKLAGRRGFMDARASLTVTDAAIERLARAGHDPAYGARGMRRFLDEALAAPLARLVGELGEVWEGASLRVRAAHEPEERGQDGARIASRALGEWHVDAFRGERLGRHRSLDVIWAFARVRREADGWLLSPAIEGLLQRRRFLTMQLNQHARRARRNADPGPLAATLARDAGRLAQPLEALEAVSEEVRVYEELLLGALWSDSRDGGVDMALCDELRARLTKAAVRATMTAEPVDRATVYLQERDLQGAAAHWLRGLAQEARARSWKVWAFPARGTTGLVLPAGDSSALPFAPAIELHELVALLDVTPRAPMSVVLSGSGALIGNYLYAERGLHRVAAGPEGVERGHFELTFVIAEAPPSPATLARVAPAPFDPRAGLHLLPAARVVEAHRGLVIAVGGALRIAVEDYWTEIDAVVAATVRRHPQTEVA; from the coding sequence ATGGACCCCTCGGCTCCCCGCACGCTGCGCACCCTGATCGCCCTGCACGAGGAGTCGAGCGGCGCGTGCGTGGCGTATCCCGTCATGCGCCCGGAGTGGGCGGCGTTCGGGGATCGTGACGACGTGCTCACCGAGCTGCGCCTGTTCCTCGAGGCACAAGTGCGGAAGCTGAGCGCGCCAGAGGTGGCGCACCTGCACCTCGCGCCGGACGTGAGCGGACGTCTGGTGCCCGTCACGCTCGGCCGCGTAGACCTGCCGCACGCGCTGCGGCATGCATCCGAGGTGGTCTTCCCGTGCGCGCTGATCCCCAAGGGGGACGCCCACTGGGTGGTCATCCTCCCGTTGCGGCACTCGTTCTTCGTGGAGCCCGACGAGCCCCTCGTGCCCGCCATAAGGGCCGAGGCCGAGCGGCTGATCCGAGCCCTCGAGCCCACGCCGAGCCAATGGCTGGACCTCCTGCCCGCGCCCACCGTGGACCTCGAGCTGCTCGAGGTGCAGCTGGCGGAGCGCGACGAGGAGCGCGGCGCTGCGGCGGGCCTGGCGCGCAAGCTCACGCGCCTCGCCGAGCGTCGCGCGGCCCGGGAGATGCTGGACCACGTGGGGCGGCCGCTGCACGGGCAGACCCGAGGCGCCGCCCCGTGCGTGGGCCGAGAGCAGGAGCAGGCCGCGCTGGGGGCGCTCCTCGCGGCGCCCACGCGCTCGGGGGTGGTGCTGGTGGGGCCCGAGGGCAGCGGCAAGAGCGCCGTCTTCCGCAGCTGGCTGGGCAGCGTGGGGCGGGACGCCGAGCGGCTGGTGTGGGCCACGTCCGGGGCGCAGCTGATCGCCGGGCAGAGCGGCCTCGGGCAGTGGCAGGAGCGTCTGCGTCGCGTGCTGGAGTCGGCTTCGCGGCTGGACGCCATCCTCTACTTCGACGACCTCGCGGACCTCTTCGGCGACAAGGCCGGCGGCTTCGTGGACCTGGCGTCCGGCGTGAAGCCCTTCGTGGACGATGGCCGCGTACGCGTGGTGGGCGAGCTGACCAGCGAGGTGCTCGACGAGCTGCGCCAGCGCGACCCGAGCTTCCTGGCGCTCTTCCACGTCATCGCGGTGCCAGCCATGAGCCGCGACGACGCGGCGCGGGCGCTGCATGCGCACGTGGTCAGCGACACGCGCCGGGCGGGAAATGCCCCCGATGCCCCGCTGCTCACGCCCGAGACGGAGCGGGTCATCCTGACGTTGACGGAGCGCTATGTGCCGTACCGGGCATTCCCGGGAAAAGCAGTACGGCTCTACGAAGAGGTGCGCGCGGCGGCGCGGCGCCTCGACCCGGCGGGCAGCGCAGGCATCGACCCCGACCAGGCCTATGCCACCTTCAGTGTGGCCACCGGCGTGCCGCGCTTCTTGCTGGACCCGGCCGAGGCGCTGGGAGCCGATCGGCTGCGCACCCAGCTGCGCGCGCGCGTGGTGGGCCAGGAAGACGCCGTCGAGCGGGTGATCGAGACGCTGGGCGTGGTGAAGGCTGCGCTCTCGCAGGGCGAGAAGCCGCTGGCCAGCTTCTTGTTCGTGGGCCCCACGGGCGTGGGCAAGACCGAGCTCGCGCGCGCGCTGGCCGCGCAGATCTTCGGCGACCCCACGCACCTCATCCGCTTCGACATGAGCGAGTACGCGGACCCGAGCGCGGCCGAGCGCTTGATCCGCGGCGCGGACTCCCGCGAGGGCGCGCTCACACGCGAGGTGCGCCGCAAGCCCTTCGGGGTGGTGCTGCTGGACGAGCTGGAGAAGGCCGACCCCAGCGTCTTCGACCTCTTACTGCAGGTCTGCGGGGAGGGGCGGCTGACCGACGCGCGCGGGCGCACCGCGTACTTCCACAACGTCATCCTGATCATGACCAGCAACCTGGGCGCCAGCCATCGCGCACGCCCCCCGCTCGGCATCGGCGCGCAGGCCGCGACCGATGGTCAGCGCTACGAGGACGCCATCGAGGCGCGCTTCCGCCCCGAGTTCATCAACCGTATCGACCGCATCGTGCCCTTCGTGTCGTTGGACCAGGCGCAGATGCAGGCGGTGACGCGGCTCATGGTGGCGAAGCTGGCGGGGCGGCGGGGGTTCATGGACGCGCGCGCGTCGCTCACGGTCACCGACGCGGCCATCGAGCGCCTAGCGCGAGCGGGACACGACCCGGCCTACGGTGCGCGCGGGATGCGGCGCTTCCTCGACGAGGCGCTGGCGGCACCGCTCGCGCGGCTGGTGGGCGAGCTCGGGGAGGTCTGGGAAGGAGCCAGCCTGCGTGTGCGGGCTGCCCACGAGCCCGAGGAGCGTGGCCAGGATGGGGCTCGCATCGCCTCGCGCGCCCTCGGCGAGTGGCACGTCGACGCGTTCCGGGGCGAGCGCCTCGGGCGACACCGCTCCCTGGACGTGATCTGGGCCTTCGCGCGCGTGCGACGGGAGGCGGACGGTTGGCTTCTGTCGCCGGCCATCGAGGGCCTGCTGCAGCGCCGCCGGTTCCTCACCATGCAGCTGAACCAGCACGCACGCCGGGCACGGAGGAACGCCGACCCAGGGCCGCTCGCGGCTACGCTGGCACGCGACGCGGGGCGGCTGGCGCAGCCGCTCGAGGCGCTCGAGGCCGTCAGCGAGGAGGTGCGCGTCTACGAGGAGCTGCTGCTGGGGGCGCTCTGGTCGGACAGCCGCGACGGCGGTGTCGACATGGCGCTCTGCGACGAGCTTCGCGCCAGACTGACGAAGGCCGCTGTTCGCGCCACGATGACCGCAGAGCCCGTCGACCGGGCCACGGTGTACCTGCAGGAGCGCGATCTCCAGGGTGCCGCTGCGCACTGGCTGCGGGGCCTCGCCCAAGAGGCGCGCGCGCGCAGCTGGAAGGTGTGGGCGTTCCCCGCGCGGGGCACCACCGGCCTCGTGCTCCCTGCGGGGGACTCGAGCGCGCTGCCCTTCGCGCCCGCCATCGAGCTGCACGAGCTGGTCGCCTTGCTGGACGTCACGCCACGCGCGCCCATGTCGGTGGTGCTGAGCGGCAGCGGCGCGCTGATTGGGAACTACCTGTATGCCGAGCGCGGTCTGCACCGCGTGGCGGCCGGGCCCGAGGGGGTCGAGCGGGGCCACTTCGAGCTCACCTTCGTGATCGCCGAGGCCCCGCCTTCGCCGGCCACGCTCGCGCGTGTGGCGCCAGCGCCGTTCGACCCGCGAGCCGGGCTGCACCTGCTGCCGGCAGCGCGGGTAGTGGAGGCACACCGTGGGTTGGTGATCGCCGTGGGTGGGGCGCTACGCATCGCCGTCGAAGACTACTGGACCGAGATCGACGCGGTGGTGGCCGCAACGGTGCGACGTCACCCCCAGACGGAGGTCGCATGA
- a CDS encoding serine/threonine protein kinase, producing the protein MTTSREDELEALRRTLLAEGIRETADPDTSLGRGDLLPEAPRTSQLPRALLTLGGEGDYRLEYVLGEGGMATVWLAQQRALLREVAVKRAHTPTEGASRQLLEEAIITGQLEHPNIVPVHAVVQDAEGPAVVMKRIGGRSWDELIDTRAPLERHIEVILQVCQACAFAHSRGVLHRDIKPDNVMIGDFGEVYLLDWGVARRLADDATNRLAGTPAYMPPEMARGRSDVRSDVFLLGASLHHAATGQLRHSGDTVLSTVAAAMRCEAYAYGPDVPEELAAILQRACARDPDARYQTVNELRDALLQFREHRAASSLVATARARLLQLTSLARDPAQADYGRAQSLFTETRFAFEQAREVWPEHPDARVGLSDAITQMVRFELALDHVDAAQALFESLPAVATEHEVLREQLEARRRENQERASRAMALEQDRDLSFGAGPRTRAALGLAVGVLALTLGLFVQRLDRPSFQPSTERLAIVGAGILGVMIAVVVAWRRRGEFNLVNRRIAQICVSTLALSFLQRVAGHVAGSSAAAVLLTDAFLLTGGGLALSVFHRGGAGLASLSLAVAFAGALEPAIIDELFIGLSVAVPVAALALARWGPKPSENT; encoded by the coding sequence GTGACCACTTCGCGTGAGGACGAGCTCGAGGCGCTGCGCCGAACCCTGCTCGCCGAGGGCATCCGCGAGACGGCCGATCCGGACACCTCGCTCGGGCGCGGCGATCTGCTGCCCGAAGCGCCGCGGACGTCCCAGCTCCCGCGCGCCCTACTGACGCTCGGCGGTGAGGGCGACTACCGGCTGGAGTATGTGCTGGGCGAGGGCGGGATGGCCACTGTCTGGCTCGCCCAGCAGCGCGCCCTCTTGCGCGAGGTGGCGGTGAAGCGCGCGCACACGCCCACGGAAGGGGCCTCGCGACAGCTGCTCGAAGAGGCCATCATCACGGGCCAGCTCGAGCACCCGAACATCGTGCCGGTGCACGCGGTGGTGCAGGACGCCGAAGGCCCGGCCGTGGTCATGAAGCGCATCGGCGGGCGTTCGTGGGACGAGCTGATCGACACGCGCGCGCCGCTCGAGCGCCACATCGAGGTCATCCTGCAGGTCTGCCAGGCGTGTGCTTTCGCCCACAGCCGTGGCGTGCTGCACCGCGACATCAAGCCCGACAACGTCATGATCGGGGACTTCGGCGAGGTGTACCTGCTGGACTGGGGCGTAGCCCGGCGCCTGGCCGACGACGCCACCAACAGGTTGGCGGGGACGCCTGCCTACATGCCACCCGAGATGGCGCGCGGGCGCTCGGACGTCCGTTCGGACGTGTTCTTGTTGGGTGCCAGCCTGCACCATGCGGCGACGGGCCAGCTGCGCCACAGCGGCGACACCGTGCTGTCCACCGTGGCGGCTGCCATGCGCTGCGAAGCGTACGCGTACGGTCCCGACGTGCCGGAGGAACTGGCGGCCATCCTTCAGCGGGCCTGCGCGCGGGACCCGGACGCGCGCTATCAGACCGTCAATGAGCTGCGCGATGCCCTGCTCCAGTTTCGCGAGCACCGTGCAGCGTCATCCCTCGTGGCAACCGCTCGGGCGAGGCTGCTGCAGCTCACGTCGCTCGCGCGAGACCCCGCTCAGGCCGACTACGGGCGCGCTCAGTCTCTGTTCACCGAGACGCGCTTTGCCTTCGAGCAGGCGCGCGAGGTGTGGCCCGAGCACCCCGACGCCCGCGTGGGGCTGAGTGACGCCATCACCCAGATGGTGCGCTTCGAGCTGGCGCTCGATCACGTAGACGCCGCGCAGGCCCTCTTCGAGTCGCTGCCGGCAGTGGCCACGGAGCACGAGGTGCTGCGCGAGCAATTGGAGGCACGGCGCCGTGAGAACCAGGAGCGCGCCTCACGCGCCATGGCTCTAGAGCAGGACCGCGACCTCAGCTTCGGCGCTGGCCCGCGCACGAGGGCAGCGCTCGGCCTGGCGGTGGGGGTGTTGGCGCTCACGCTCGGGCTCTTCGTACAGCGCCTCGACCGGCCCAGCTTCCAGCCGTCGACCGAGCGCCTGGCCATCGTGGGAGCCGGCATCCTGGGCGTCATGATCGCGGTGGTGGTCGCTTGGCGTCGTCGCGGCGAGTTCAACCTGGTGAACCGGCGCATCGCGCAGATCTGCGTCTCCACCCTGGCGCTCAGCTTTCTGCAGCGCGTGGCTGGGCACGTGGCGGGCAGCTCGGCGGCCGCGGTGCTGCTGACCGATGCCTTCCTGCTCACGGGGGGCGGGCTCGCGCTGTCGGTGTTCCACCGTGGCGGGGCGGGCCTCGCGTCACTCAGCCTGGCGGTGGCGTTCGCGGGCGCGCTCGAGCCCGCCATCATCGACGAGCTCTTCATCGGGCTGTCGGTGGCGGTGCCGGTCGCGGCATTGGCCCTCGCTCGCTGGGGGCCGAAGCCGAGCGAGAACACATGA